From the Streptococcus sanguinis genome, the window TCAAGTCCAAAATCTATATAATCATACCACATATAGAAAAGAGTGTCAAGTATTTTCTGTAAGTATGATGTATCCCCTTTTTATGATACAAACAAGAAAACCAACTGCTCTGTTGCAGCTGGTCTTCTTTTGCTTAGAGGGTTTTCCGCTTCTTGGCAGCTTTGGAAAGGGAAATGTCCTGCACCTTATCATAGAACAGGAACTGCTGAATGAGCTCTCTGTCGCTCATGTCAGGATTCAAGTCAACAACATAGTCCAGCTTAATAGACTTCTTTTCAGCCGACTTGAGAGATGTCAGTTCGGCTGATTTACAAGTCGTTTCAAAGATAGCATCAAAGAGTACTTCGTAGTCAAAGTCAGCTGGAACCTGAACCTGAACATAACGTCTGGTCGGACTGACTGAAGTAAAGCTCATCTTTTCAAAGAGCATCCAGATGCCTGAAATAGCTAGAGTAAAGACAATTCCCAGTGCTACAAAGCCCATCCCTGTTGTAATCCCGATAGCCGTCGCCATAAAGATGGCTAGGAGCTCCTTGGAGCCACCAGCGGCCGACCGGAAACGAATCAAGCTGAAAGTCCCTGCTACGGCGACACTGGTACCCAGATTTCCATTAACCAAGAAGATGATAATGGAAATAATGGCTGGCAAAAGGGAGAGAGTGACGACAAATTCCTTAGTATAAATGGTTTGGCGCTTATAGACCTTGGCCAAGATAATTCCTAGAACCACACTAGTTGCTAGTGAAAAAATCAATGCTAAAGGATTTATCTTGACTTCCGTGGAGGAGTAGATACTGTTAAATAACTGATTGAGCATAGACTACCTCCTCAGGCCTTGACTGTTCGAGTCAGCCTTTCTTTAGTTTTCAGGTAGGCATTGCCGTATTTTGAGAAGGACTGGTCTTCAAGACCGTATTTATTCAGAATATCAGCCAACCACTGAGGATATTGACCAGGAACCTTGATTTCCATAATCACCTTGTCGTCATCCAGCAAGGGCAGTCCATAGCGGCCTAAAGCCAAGTCTACATCATAATCACGGTAGCGGATGTTGGAATCAACTGTCACACGGACTTTTTTATCTTCCAAGCCTCTCATAGAGTAGCGATCATAGCTAATCACCATTTTTGGCTTCAAGTCTATATAGCGCTCCTGTAACTGCTCCACTTCTGCCTTGACCCGATCATCAGAAATAGTATGGTCTGCCACACCGTTCACAATATAGTTGGTCACAGAGAGAGGATTCGAAACCAAACGGTATTTGAAGCCTACTTCATCACGTTTCTTCTTGATTTCTAAGAAAACTTGACTATCATCATTTGGCTGCTCAGCATAAGTCCGCATCCGCATTTTTTCGCGACCACCTTTTCTAGCAATGGAATCCTGAATCATCTGGAACTCATCATTATCAAAATACACATTGGAAATGGTTGATGTCGCATAATCATCTGCGGTGAGGTGAGGCCTCATGTCAGCTTCAAGACGAGCTAGCATTGCTCGGTCAAGAATATACTTCGTTTCGATTCGTTGGAAATTTGTTTGGATTTGCTTTTGTTTCATTTGAATTCTCCTTTGATTCTACAAATGTAGTTTGTGCTTTTAAAAGAAATAGAGCTTCCGCTCTGCATCCTACAAGCGTCTAGATAAGTTTTACTTTCTTCTCCTTTCCAAGCAGTATTTTTCAAAAACATTCTACAAATGTAGTTTATAAATTTATTCTACAATTGTCGTTTGTGAATGTCAAGAAAAAAGATAAATAATCTTTCAGATTGTTTTTGGTATTAGGAAACGAAGTACAAACTGTAAGCAAAATCGTCCTAAAATAAAGATAAACTGATGACAAACTGCTCTTGGAGGATTACCAAATCCCCCTTTGAGAAGATAATAAAATTCTACCAGTCTAAGCTTTTAAGAAACTTAAACTGGCAGAATCCTTTATTTAATCGTCATCATGGTCATCATCATCGTCCGGATCATCGGTGTCTGTCGTATGAGAGGAACTGTTCTGAGTCGGAGTTTGAACAGTCGCTGTACTAGCTCCAGTAGAGCCCGCTGCTCCCGTATTCCCTGCGCCTGCAGTAGAACTGTTGTCAGCTTGATTCGATTCAGCAGACGAGGATGGACTGACTTCTTTTTCGACCGTTACCGTCTTTTCGACAATGGTATGCTGCTTGGATTGGATTAGTTTTCCATCCTTAGCATTGACAATGGTTTCATGGGCTGTTTGCCCATGTGAGAAGCGGATTTTATAGGTGTCTTTCTCACGCGAAATTTGTAAATCTTTAATATCTTTTTCAGAAAGAGACAGCTCTTTTAAGACGGCCGCTAGAACCTGACGCTGACTGAGTCCTTGAGACTGTTTTTGCCCTGCAACAGGTCTGCTTTGTTGGGCAGCTGGACTTTCTAGAGCAAAGACCGAGCTAGTCAGGAGCAAAAGGAGAGGAACTGCTACTACAAAGGCAGCAGACAGAAACCTCTTGGGTAGGCGGTTATCCATAATACCAACAATCCGCCGCTTGAGATTAAACTTATCAGAGTAAAAGCAGGTCGTCAGAGCAATTGGAGTCTTCTTACTGCGGTCTATCATGGTCAGAATCGTTTCGCCGTAGAAAGTCCGATACTCTGTATCTCTACTGCTTAGAACATCGTAATCACAGTACATTTCTCCTGCTTCCTGGGTTTCACGGCAGGCAAAGCGGACAACCGGATTAAACCAATGAAGACTCTTGGCAAAAATCCCTAAGAGATTGATTAAAACATCGCGGTGTTTGTAGTGAGTCAGCTCATGTTTAAAAATCAGCTGCAGCTCTTCTTCTGTGTAGTCCAACTCTGGCAGCACGATTAAAATATCTCTGAAGCCTAGCAGCATAGGACTTTGGGACATAGGATAGTGGAGCAGACGAATCCGGCCCTTAACTCCCATCTCCTGCTGAACAGCCTGAAGCTGAGCCATCGCTT encodes:
- a CDS encoding DUF4956 domain-containing protein; the protein is MLNQLFNSIYSSTEVKINPLALIFSLATSVVLGIILAKVYKRQTIYTKEFVVTLSLLPAIISIIIFLVNGNLGTSVAVAGTFSLIRFRSAAGGSKELLAIFMATAIGITTGMGFVALGIVFTLAISGIWMLFEKMSFTSVSPTRRYVQVQVPADFDYEVLFDAIFETTCKSAELTSLKSAEKKSIKLDYVVDLNPDMSDRELIQQFLFYDKVQDISLSKAAKKRKTL
- a CDS encoding polyphosphate polymerase domain-containing protein; protein product: MKQKQIQTNFQRIETKYILDRAMLARLEADMRPHLTADDYATSTISNVYFDNDEFQMIQDSIARKGGREKMRMRTYAEQPNDDSQVFLEIKKKRDEVGFKYRLVSNPLSVTNYIVNGVADHTISDDRVKAEVEQLQERYIDLKPKMVISYDRYSMRGLEDKKVRVTVDSNIRYRDYDVDLALGRYGLPLLDDDKVIMEIKVPGQYPQWLADILNKYGLEDQSFSKYGNAYLKTKERLTRTVKA
- a CDS encoding M56 family metallopeptidase, whose product is MKQFLLSFLLTSLSTSILVLLLSLLFTAFKTKISVRVKYFIWFLILLSFLFPFRPQFGSGLIRLNTGSVVQTAVTATQTGGTQGASQTVEKAAQPNLWEAFLNLPWFEILFAIWLIGFVFSIGRYAYSYIRFRKMLKRWGTEFQDEEAMAQLQAVQQEMGVKGRIRLLHYPMSQSPMLLGFRDILIVLPELDYTEEELQLIFKHELTHYKHRDVLINLLGIFAKSLHWFNPVVRFACRETQEAGEMYCDYDVLSSRDTEYRTFYGETILTMIDRSKKTPIALTTCFYSDKFNLKRRIVGIMDNRLPKRFLSAAFVVAVPLLLLLTSSVFALESPAAQQSRPVAGQKQSQGLSQRQVLAAVLKELSLSEKDIKDLQISREKDTYKIRFSHGQTAHETIVNAKDGKLIQSKQHTIVEKTVTVEKEVSPSSSAESNQADNSSTAGAGNTGAAGSTGASTATVQTPTQNSSSHTTDTDDPDDDDDHDDD